The DNA region GACGGCGACTACTTCACCTGGACGCGGGACGAGGCGGCGGCGGTGTTGACCGCGGAGGAGATGGCAATTGCCGCCCCGTATTACGACATTGGCGAGGTTGGCGATATGCATCACAATCCGCTGAAGAATGTGTTGCATGTTCGCGGGTCTCTGGAGGCAGTGGCGAAGTCGAATGGCGTGATGCTGGAGATTGCGGCGAAAAGGCTCGGCTCGGCGAGGAGGAAGCTCTATGCGGCTCGCTTGCAGCGGCCTACTCCGTACATCGACAAGACGGTTTACGTGGCGTGGAACGGGATGTTGATCTCGGCTTATCTGGAGGCTGGAAGAGTCCTGGATATGCCGGAGGTGAAAGCGTTTGCGCTGAAGTCTCTGGATCGCGTGTTGCGAGAGGCGTGGGATGCGGGCAAGGGCATGGCGCATGTCGTAGCTTATGGCGAGGCCGGTGGAAGCGCGGCACGCGTGGCCGGTGTGCTGGATGACTATGTTTTTGTGGGGCATGCTGCTCTCGATGCATGGGAAGCGACAGGGGAGTTGCGTTACTACGCTGCGGCCGAAGAGATTGCAGCGGGTGCGGTGGCGCGGTTTTATGACAAGACCGGTCTGGCGTTCTTCGATACGGAGGCGCCCGTCGAGGGCGAGGTGCGGTTAGGTGCTTTGGTGACACGGCGAAAGCCGTTGCAGGATTCGCCTACACCTGCGGCAAATCCGGTGGCGGCGGCGTTGCTGCTGCGGCTGGCGACGTTGAATGATCGCGAAGAGTATGCCGTAATGGCGCTTGAGACCCTGGAGACGTTTGCCGGAGTGGTGGAGCACTTCGGGCTTTATGCTGCGAGTTATGGCTTGGCCTTGCAACGGCTGCTGCTGGGAACGGTGCAGGTCTGCGTGATTGGGGATGATGACGAGGCGCAGCGGCTGGAGGCTGTGGCGCTAGCCCGGTATGCCGTAAACAAGAGCGTGGTCCGGCTGCGGAAGGAGCAGTTGAGCGCGCTGCCGCCCGCTCTGGCGGAGACGCTGCCTCATCTGCCGGCAATAAGTGGAAGTGTTGCGATCATCTGCACAGGCAGGGGTTGTCTGCCGCCAGTCCGTACGGTCCATGAGTTGATTGCGGCGATGAATAAAGTGCTTTAGCGAAGCCCGGATCCCTTCAGGCACCGACAGTGGGAGCGGCAGGCGGTGCGGTTGGGTCCGATTTCTGCTGCATGATGAGCATGTTGGATGAGACGCCGAGCGGGATACCGTCTTTCTCGAAGGCCAGGATGATGCGGCGGCGCAGCTCGCGAAGGACAGGGTCACGCTGGTTGGCGCGGACGCGAAGGTTGACGGGGTAGATAACCTCGCGCCCATTGATCTTATCGACACCGAGGATGTCCGGATCGGCGATGATGACCTGCTTGAACGCGGAGTCGCTGCGCACGTCAGCGGCAACTTTGCGCAGCAACGCCATAACCCGGTCGGGGTTGGCGCTGGCGTCCACGCTGACCGGAAGAGAGGCGATGGAAAAGTCGCGGGAGAGATTGGAAACGGTGGCGATCTGGCTGTTGGGAATAATGTAGAGGGTGCCGTCGCCGTCGCGGACTCTGGTCAGGCGCA from Edaphobacter paludis includes:
- a CDS encoding thioredoxin domain-containing protein, encoding MNKKKNSLERAASAYLRSAMHQPVDWQEWGPAAFALAQTEDKPILLDIGAVWCRWCHVMDRESYENAETAKVINEHFVAVKVDRDERPDVDTRYQAAVSSISGQGGWPLTAFLTPDGKPYFGGTYFPPQDQHGRPSFQRVLLTMAEAFEKQREEVNESASSVIAAIEHNESFMGRAGNPGPELVQKLVESIVKQFDSRSGGFGSQPKFPHSGAIDLLLDVAPRGEGNEAAKTAATVTLQKMALGGIYDHLAGGFHRYSVDERWIVPHFEKMAYDNSELLKNYIHAYQTYVQPESARVAREMIRWVDEWLSDREHGGFYASQDADYSLDDDGDYFTWTRDEAAAVLTAEEMAIAAPYYDIGEVGDMHHNPLKNVLHVRGSLEAVAKSNGVMLEIAAKRLGSARRKLYAARLQRPTPYIDKTVYVAWNGMLISAYLEAGRVLDMPEVKAFALKSLDRVLREAWDAGKGMAHVVAYGEAGGSAARVAGVLDDYVFVGHAALDAWEATGELRYYAAAEEIAAGAVARFYDKTGLAFFDTEAPVEGEVRLGALVTRRKPLQDSPTPAANPVAAALLLRLATLNDREEYAVMALETLETFAGVVEHFGLYAASYGLALQRLLLGTVQVCVIGDDDEAQRLEAVALARYAVNKSVVRLRKEQLSALPPALAETLPHLPAISGSVAIICTGRGCLPPVRTVHELIAAMNKVL